aactaattttgtgtatgcacatgagcaactggatgttcaacaacaatccctgtagacatataataatcattaaatatttgagatgttaactcaccaacattatcaagtctcatccttttaatgatataatcagaataatgtgttctcaatttaataatttgtgcaagaaactttgcaaatgctatattacggcttgataacacacaaacatgagaccatcctctaaatgcgtctattagaaccaggaaatatcaaaatggtccacatgatggatgaattggtccatatatataaccttgaattctttcaagaaatattggtgattctttctcaatattcttttcattaatcaccatatgtgcttttcattaatcaccatatgtgtttttcattaatcaccatatgtgctttttcattaatcaccatatgcgcttttcatcatatatccttttcaccatatgctattttaatcatatgcgctgcgcttttcatcatatgcacttttcatcatatgcgtttttaaacatatgcgcttttaatcatatgcgctgtgcttttcattatatgcacttttcatcatatgcgcttttaatcatatgcgctgcgcttttaatcatatgcgctttttatcatatgcgctttttatcatatgcgcttttcatcatatgcgctgcgcttttcatcatatgcgctttttatcatatgcgcttttaatcatatgtgcttttcataatcatcatatgtgctttccatcatatgtgcttctggtacatttatatatgtataatgtaaaccaggacTAAGCCTTGCTAGTTTTTCAACCACATAATTCTTGTCGGTGATgcataaatatttctcattttctcttatcatttactgataatcatatccgttatgatatatatcagagaaacttaatcaatttctctttgattttgagaGAAAACAAAGCATTATTTACCAGAAAATTTGTagcatttggtaacatgaattttgactTTCTTTTTATCAAGttcgcaggacctgatatagtattaataattctttcagttgatttcaaattaatgaaaTATTTCGTAGATTTGATTATTGTGTGTGTTACCagtatctgcaatacataggtctctaTCATCTAATTAAAATTGTATTTCAGCAAGATTCatgctaaaacttcaaataagataagtaaATAATGAGTAAATATTTCATCAAGATAATCAAATTTTATTACCTGAAAACAAGTTACAATCCGCAGTACATAAATGATAACACCTAATAAACATATATTTGGATGGAGTTTTAGTTGGATTAGTTAACCTCTATTATTtgcataattttttttaataacagtTACGGAGTACTATATAAGACTTAATAACATATATGCTCTTTATTTTTCAACTATATAAACTTCAGTCCATTGAAGCATATATATAGAGTTAGTTTCTAATCTTGACACCGTAGTTAAATGGTTATCTAGGTAATACCCAATCAAAGATCTATAGTTCTCAGACTAGAATACTAGTAAATCTAGCAAGgaggattttatgttttaaatggaGTAACATAATGTTTGTAGGTTGTGGATCACACTAGAAGATATTAAAATATATCTACTCCTACTTAGTACAACAAAATTAATTAAGACTATTAAGTAAATTAAGAGTGCACATAAAAATCTAGACATCTTAGATAATTCAGATTATTTAAGTCTAAGATTGCTAAGGGTTTACATGGTTTTTAAaagattcaatttttttttttttttttttttttttaccaattgAAATGATGTGTttatttttttccctttttttttaacTCAATCAATTTAATGATGCCACTTTTCTACCTTTCACACCTAAAATTTTGACAAAATTATAACTACTTCATTTGTCCACTTGCTCAAAAATCTTTATATATTATATCCCTACGTATCATTTGATTTAATCATTCTTATTGTAAATTTTCATTGTGTCACTACAATCTGACTAAaattttcatcttcttcattaacGTCTCTTCCTTTTATTATTGAATTTTAATCACATcaaaatcaaaaatataaattaaactctCACATCAAACCTTGAAGTCCAATCGCACTTTGTTATATCAATTTGTTAGCCGCGGCGCTGAAGCGAGTTCCAAATTTATCAACAAAATGTTAAAAAAGGTAATTTAGGtatgttattttttttttgattCAGTATTCCCCGTTTTTTAATACATGCGAAATAATCGGAACTAATTGTTAATTAATTTATATGTTCCAttttgttgtttaaatcaatccgCGTTTTATGGATAAGCCGAAGGAGTTAGATCAACTCGTAACATTTATAAAATGAGcttatcgttttttttttttttttttagaatatgaTATAATATGGAGTgtgttataatatatagatatatatttttatgaTTTATGATATGAATGAATTGAAAGATGAAGAGGAAGAAATGTAAGAGATGTAACCCGATGAGTATAACTCAGTGGTGGAAGAACCCAAGCTGATAAATTCTTGATCAGAAGACACACCGGAGGTTTCAAGATCTTCCGACGGTTTCAGCGACGGAGGACGGTGGCTGGCGGGAATCTTGAGAGGTGGTAGTGGTGGTTGGGCAACTAAAAGAATCATCTTGATTATATGGAGCTCtttgtgctgataacgtgttataattcagtaggcttataactacctttagtggtttgattatattataattcagtaggcttataactatctttagtggtttgattatgttataattcagtaggcttataactacatttagtggtttgattcttgattaagaatattaataatgaagtgtaagaaagtAGATGataatagagagaaagaaagaaacactttgtaagtgtgagaaatggtgcaagtttaatgcttacaTTCataagtatttatagcctaaaatctcaatataaaaatacatactttatgtaccaaaattgactatatctatacaccaaaattgactatccatatctatattattattattattattattattattattattattattattattattattattattattattattattattattattattattattattattataacacgatTAACATTTTCCAACATTTTTTCATTATTCACTTTTAGAAATTATGACTACTCTTTTGGATTTAAGTTGGATTTGAAGTATATCTAGTAACCAAATAATTCCTATTCTCATATACCGACAACcaaaataatttttattttaataattaactcAATTATTGccatttatattttgttccttccTTCTATTTACAATTATTCATTTTAATTTGTCATatcaataattatttttatatagttTTCTAACGACATCATTtaaaagtattgtatatatatatatatatgaataatcgtCATCCtgaaaataataaataatcatcgTGTACAACACTTTCTAGCGAGTTAACCACAATCCTAAATGTTACTCGTATCTTTTAAAAAATAAGTTTTTAATGTGGCACGTGTTAAATATGTTTTTAAAATGGTATAAACGTGAAAGAAAAAAAGATGTATATTTCATAAAAAGAACTAAACTGAAAATTCATTTTTTATTTCCTTTTCTACAACAATATGTAGATTAAATAGACCACTCGTAACCATAATCTCCTTACTTATCAAGATAGACTTTCACATCAGCGCCATATCAGTATATTCCCCCATTTTCTTTCCATGATATATTCATTGACATACATGACATACTTCTTTACCATTACATGAATCCACTAAATTAATTAAATGAATTAGTTTACAAGTGTCAAATTTATTAGCACAATCCCTTTATTCTAAAACTCCACTTTCATGGTCGCACTCCCTTGCATCGGTCGTGCTCTTGTGAAGCACTCCCTTGTTTTATCGGTCGTGCTTGTGAAGTCCTTAATCATGCTATTTCACCAAAAATGTGAGAGTGAGATTTGAGGCCTAAGTGAAGGTGAGGACACAGTCAGTGGTGTCTTCACGAGGGTGGAGTGAGGACGTTATTATTGGGAGTGATCTTAATAGACAGCTCGAATCCTTCTTGGCCACTTGTATTTTGATATCTAGTTGCAGATATTCTTCAGTACTTTTTAGACTAAATAATTAAACGTGATATTATAATTTATAAGCCACCATTCACCCAAGGACCATGTATAAAAACATACTATTCCGTACTTCCAAACTTCACAAGCAAAACTCAAAAACAACCACCATGGAAGAAACTAATCACATGAAGTCTTTAAAAAGAGTTCACATCTCAAAACCTCCATTTGAGTATAGTGATCTCAAGAAAGCAGTACCACCACACTGTTTCAAACACTCTCTTTTTCGCTCGTTTAAATCCCTATTTCGCGACATTTTCATAATGTGTACCCTCTTTTacatatcaataaactatattccaCTTCTTCCTAAGCCCATTTCTTATGTCGTGTGGCCTATTTATTGGTCGTTCCAAGCTGTAATATTTGGCGGTATTTGGGGCATTGGCCATGAATGTTGCCTTCGTGGCTTCACTGGTCGTCAATGGTTAGACGACCCAATTGGTTTCTTGATCCTTACTTGTCTTCTCACTCCGTACTATTCAATGAAATTTAGTCACCGTACACATCATGCTCACACAAATTCAATAGAATACGACGAAATTCATGTCCCTAAACTCAATGATGATAAATTGTATTCAAAAGTTCTCAACAATCGAATTGGTGTGATTTTACAGATTTTGTTTAATCTCACTTTTGGATGGAGTGCTTATTTATTCTTTAATTATACAGGCCGAAAGTATGAAGGGATCGCGAGTCATTTTTATCCAAATAGTCGCATATTTAATGATAGCGAACGTGGTTTAATCTTTCTTTCGGATATTGGGATATTTGTTGCTCTTTATGGATATTATCGAATAGCAATGGCTAAAGGGGTGTTTTGGGCTATTAATGTGTTTGGACTACCTCTGTTTCTAATGTGTAGTcttttgatgtttttgacttacttACAACACACTCATCCTTCGATCGCTCATTATGATTCAACCGAATGGAACTGGATGAGAGGTGCTTTATCGACGATTGATAGAGATGTTGGTTTTTTGAATTATTTTGTGCACGATTTGCCACGTATTCATGTGTTACATCATTTGTTTCCAACGATTCCACATTATCACGCGATCGAGGCTTTGGAGGCAGTTAAGCCGATATTAGGTGAGTACTACAATTACGATGATACTTTTATTCTAAAGGCGTTTTGGAGAGAAATGAAGGAATGCATCTATGTTGAATCTGATGATGGTGAGAAGAAAGGTGGTGTTTATTGGTATAAGAATAAGATCAAATAATATGTTTTAATGTATTTTTATTACCTTATATTTTGGTCTAGAGATGTTAATGGTTATTTGTTACGCAATACCAATCGTCCTTAGAATAAAGAAGTTGAGCAAAGTCTTAAAAAAAACTGTTGTTTAATAGGGATGCGACTTAATTTTAATTTAGTTAATACAATCTTCATATTTCTAAGAAGAATCTAGTCAACATATATTAATGCACTTTATATATATTTCTAACATGGCACCTAAACTacttgtttaaaaaaaaaacacaatgTTTTTGTAGTATTATTCCAATTATATTGTAATGAAAATGGAGATTCTATACTGGTGGCTGTTGTAAAACagtatttgaagaaaatatatattgttTTGATTTCTTTTAACTTTACAAGTTTGCGGAGCAgataaaaagaaaaatgaaataaaaCATCAATTCTTGATGTTTAAAAACAAATGTACATTTGTGCAAAACTAAGTACCTTCTGGTTGTTTTCTTTCAATgcagtgaaaagaaaaaaaaaagaaacatcAAATTTTTTATGTATAAAAACAATGTACATTTGTGAAGAACTAACTCACCTTCTGGTTGTTACCACAATTAAACCACCACGAGGGACAACTTTTGTGTTTAAAATCTTCTGACAAAAGTTGGGCGAACAGTTAGTTCATTTAACCTAGTTGCACCATGGCCAGGTCTGAAAACAGAATCATCACCACGAACCAAACAAGGGTCTGACCCGTGTTTGGACCATCAACACACCACACACCTTCAGAAAACCGATGTCTACGACCCAAAAGTTCTTGATCAATCTTGTCAAGAACCACATCGTCCTTGGGAATCATTCTAGCAAAAGGTGCGCTACTATTGACCATTTTCTCAAAGTCTTTAATGGTCAAGTAACGCGGGTGCTGTTTCGGAGGATAGTCCCAACTCCCATGCGATGTAATGAAGATCGTGGCTTATGACTATTGCAATCAAATTTAGTCCACCATATAATACATAGTAATCCTCTGTTTTTTATTTAAGAACAGCAATCTCAAACACACAATATGAATATTGCAATCAAATTTATCAAGAAGTATTCTCAATTTACTTGTATGAAGTTCAAAAGTAGCCATTAAAATACTattcaaaatctaaaaaaaaaaaactttagtcGAGTagtcaattattttttttttatcaagaagTTTTCTTTTGGAGTAGTCAATTATTGAAGTTAGATATCAACACAAATAAATCCCCTGTTTTGTCTAGAAAATGTTGAAAGTATTCTTTAAAAAATCCAGATTTCAATTGTACCAAACGTGTATGACATATCAAGCCGCCAGTAACAGGGTAATAGGCCTACAATTATATGATAATAGACTGATTGAGTCCCCAAAAAACGACTAAAATCATAGTCAAGACTATTTATAGCCTGCAACCACATATATATGAAAGGACCTCAAAATAATATCCATAAATAATGTGGGAGAGACGTCACTATTGTGTTATTGTTTGGACCTTTCATTctgaattattaactgatttgacAACTTTAATTAAAGTTGTCACCAACTTAAGTCTATCTAATCTAATAACATGAAGTTCAGACACAGCTACTGAAATATTAATGAAGAGTTCGAAGAACCTTGCCGCTTTTAAAGTTGAAAAGGAGTTGCTTAAACTTAAGAACTAAAAGCTAAACAGGGTAATTTTAGAAGTTAGCAGATTAAATATCTCACCAGTGAGTACGTTGAGAGGTGATTGCAAGATCCGATTTCTTAGAAAAATAAAGACCTGGATCAACAATAATCGGCTTTGCCCTCTGGTTCCTACAAAAGCAAGCATATAaaattaagtatcattattttatttGCATTACAATCGAAAAGGTAAGTTAATTTTCTCTTACAATTTCCATCCAGTAAGCTTAATGTGTTCGACAAAGTTGAGAGTTCTTGATAAATTAGAGAAAACGTGAAGCAAATCAGCAAAATCAAACACATGAAGAGTATTAAAATGGCTATGAAATGTAACAAGTTTTAAAGGTATTATTTCTTTGCATTGTATGCATAATTTTCAGAAAGAATTTCAGGATTAGCAATTAAAAGTAAATTTCCTAGCGACATAGACGTAATCTATCTATATaatcatataaagctctaaaatgatcatgttatcattaagttaattaccctttaattttcataatgatgacatcataattatatattaatttaattaaaaaataatatgaaatcttttataaaagaaaatactaatctctcataaattgtaattttaattttctaaaaaaatttaaaagttaTTTATTGTTACTAATAATGAGTTGTATTCCCTTGAAATCaaaaatttgcttgaaattcaatggaccaatcagagcgcgacatgtggcgcgacaatcacatgtgattggaaaaaaaaaattaaattttttttatataaatttaaaaaaaaaaatattcgaaatttttttttttatgaaaatttttttttatgaatttttttttttaaaatttagcatgtcaaatccaatcacatgtgattgtaaaacccaatcacatgtgattgtggaactcaatcacatgtgattttgcatatcaaatccaatcacacgtgattaaaaaaaattacaatttttttaaaaaaatttcaaccggaaacatactttaattcggtgatttgatcaagtttgttagcgtttcgtgatcgtatcaaaattttagactttaattcggtgatttaatcaagttttgatcaaaaacttggtgtttgaaggttttagcacaaatttagtgaaattcgtcattattcgtcattttactgaattttttttttttccaatcacatgtgattggatttgacatgagataatcacatgtgattgggttttacaatcacatgtgatttactgtatgtcaaatttaattatatgtgattgaaaaaaaaaatttcgaaaaaaaaatttgaaatttaatttttttcgaagaaaaaaaaaaattttgaatttttttttccaatcacatgtgattatcgcgccacgtgtcgcaatctgattggtcccttgaatctcaacttaaaaattgttttcatttgaatattcctctactaataattattaatattattaaaaataaaaatataaatacttaactttgagcgaactttattattattattatttacttttaatataataattataattataattataattattatattactaatattcaaatatggattctttttacgaaattaattacgttagatatgtatgcgaaaatacatgtctctatatatttgtaaaaacaacgacaagtttcttagttaaacgggttattaaaataaatgactttaacatttacattcacttaatacctaaaacatctcattaaattgtttcgtttaaacaaccccgtgatttcacgggtcatttcactagtaaaacTACTAAACCACAacatctttcattttaaatatctTGATATCAAAACTTTTAGGCATGATATGTTGATCTAAAAGGGTAAACGGTAGAAGGTTTTTCCCTGTCCGGGCTACCGGGAAGGCGAGTAATCTGACcacatactctgatgtacgcaacCCAACATGATTACTCTCTGGCTATTTCCAACACATTtctggccaccactaaatattcgtcctagacatgatcaaacctgagacctcttgcaatgaATTCAGGGCCTCAACCACTAGACTATTTTGTGATGGTTATTGATCTTAAGTTTAATTATCGAGCTACTAATGTCGTGTTGCTTCTACTTGTCACTTAAACAAGAGTATATCTGTTGTTAATATACCATCCAACTTATACAATCAACATGACAAATGTCATATCAATGATTATTGATCTTTATCTCAAAACTATATAATGAAGGTAAGGATCCACTTATATGCTTTAAGTCACTAATGCGATTAAAACATAGCATCACTAGCTAGATTATCCAATTTGTGGGTTCAAATCATTTTTCCTAACATTATGTAATGACCACCCATAATCTGATAAGATATTAAAAAGGGTATTCATTTAATCATGTTATAACTACCCATACATATCCACAAGATGATAATGTTCATTTTGGAAGCATCTAAACTAATAACATCAGCAAGAAAGCATGTTATGAGATGAACATAATAGATTTTAAAACTCACCATCTTGTGTCACAAGTGGATAATTTGAAGCACCAAGATTAATAAACCAATCCCAATTCAAGCTATCCTTCAACAAAATCGCGATAGCTTGAAGGGTTGTTGCAATCATTGTAGGACCTTTATTTGTCACCAAATTCGATTGAGCCATCAACCTAACATTCTCAACTTCATTAAAAGTTGGAGCATTCTTAACCGCCATTGTTAACTCTAATCGTTCTCTGAGTGGAGCTTCAAGATCCATATGCAAAATGTATATGTTTCTTGAGATTTTTACCCAGAATTGACATCTAGGGCTTCAATTACACCAAGGATTCGATCTTTTTCAAACAAAAACTCATCAAAACCTTGAATAAAACAAAATTGAAGAAACCCAAGTTGCAGAAAACAGTGAAGATTAAAACTTTTACTAGAAAGAGTCAAGAAATTGAATTTGAGATTACTGGAATGCTCAAAAAGCAAGAATCTCTGACCTTCGGACAAAAATTAGAGACAGAATTTCAAATCCAAAATGGGTTTCGGTGGGTTGAAGCAAATATTGTTTTAGTAGAATTAGGGCATGAAAAAGGGTTGCTTACATTCAATATTTAATTTCACACTGATTAATCCGAAAATCAAATCTAGTGAAAACTGAAATAAATCGTAACCGATGTTAAAAGCAAAGGTCaatataaaatccattgttatgattatTTTGATTAAATTATGATCGAGATTGAGTTTAACCGAACCGAATACAATTAAGCTTTTGAATTTGAGTCGTTTAATTTCATTTTTACTCTAAAGATTTTCAAATAGGAAGAAAACGTTGCAAAGCCAAAGTCGGATAGGCGACGGTGGAGCTCGGCGTTAAGGAAGAAGACGGTTTAACGTCGTCACGGAGTCGCCGACGCTGAAATCTCGGCGTTGAATTTGGAGAATGGTGAAAGAATTTTCGACTCCGAATGCTCTAGAGAGGTTTTAATAATAAGGAAAGCGTAACTCAAAGTATTAGGAAAAAGAATAGCATTTTGAGTATGATATCTAAAAGAGCAATGGACTCAGTCATGCGAATGAATATCTAATCCATCATATAATATGCATTAATATGTTGTATTTTACATTTCATTAATGTacagttatatattatattatatatatatatatataaatcaaaagttctcgcagttctcgccctttttatggttctcgtttgaacttttggctatatatatatatatatatatatatatatatatatatatatatatatatatatatatatatatatatatatatatatatatatatatatatatatatatatatatatatatatatatatatatatatcaaaaatgaTGATTGGTATATCAATATCCTATTACAATAGTATTAACCACAAACGGAAATAATAACGACCTGAAAAAAGGATTAATATTATCAAGCGTAAGTAAAAAGAGGGAAAAAAAAAAGTTGCTTCTTATGTTACCTTgtttacaatttgggaaattggtgAAAATGCTCTCATTCCGAAAAGTGTTTAACAATATGCCCTCAAAAAATCGCAATTGCAAAAATGCGACATGTACACACATCACGCACCACCCATTATGCGTGTCGATCCGTGCGTAATGCGTGTTTATGAGATAATCACCGAGACGGCCCAAATTATGGCGCAATACGCATCACACACGCATCATGCGTGGTGAGTGATGCATGGACGGCGGACGGGAGCATTTTTACAATTACGATTTTTTTAGGGCATATTGTTAAACACTATTCAGAATGAGGGCATTTTCATCAATTTCCCTTACAATTTTAATCCAACGATCATGTTATCTGGTATTGGACTTGCGAAGGAACCATCCAGGCTCACACGCACCAAGATTTTAAAGGCCTGTTTTTTAAACTAATGGCCATTGGCCCAAGTCGAAGCCCGGATATGGAATGCTGTTAATGCCTTAATGGGCATTAGTACTAGTTGATTAACATGTAAATTTGATTGAAGATTTGAAGTAAACCGAGCGATTTTAAGTAAgaactaatattaatattgacgGGAAAACATTGATTATCGATTTTTCGTCATGCGATAACGGTCTATAGGTTAAGTTTATCAGCAATGACGAATTTGCATGAAAGAAAGAATGTAATCTCCTATGGAACATTATGTACGCACACTGGAATTTTCATCTGTTTTCCGTTTCTACCAAAGTAACATCGGAGATGAGATGTGTTGGTTGCAACTTGACGTTATGCATGATGAATCGTGAGTTAATTTTATTTATAAGGGAGTAACTATCTTATCTAATCTAACTGGATATATTAGCATCATTTGCTGTGTCACTGGGGCAATAGGCAGTGATAAAAATAACGGGCTACTGATAAAAACACTCAATTTTTAAACAAACTATAACGATtcgcattaaaaaaaaaaaattcaaaatgccCTCGCAAGTCGTAAGGTGCCTTTGCCACCAGGTCTTACGACCTTGCGGTCGTCGGGGCGCTAGGTGGTCTTGCAACCTTGCGCCTGATTGCTACTGAGCACGATTGAAAATTTTCAAATATAGATAACTTTTATTCCGTAGCTCGTATTTAGGCCCTGTTATTTTTGAAATGGTATAATTTTTAGAGATCCGTATGTTTTTATTAAAACCAAAGTCTCAATTTTTATTAAAAAACAACTCCATATTGAGAGTTGCGATTTATGTACAAATGCGTGATTTTCGAGTTAATTCAAATTGTTTTTAATTTTAGTCAGTAATGGTGGAGAATTAAACGAACCGCAAACTAGAATGTTCTATAGCTACTTATGAGTGGTCAAAATGCGTTTAAAAGTCAAAATCAACGAAAAATGACAAAGTAACAGTGTCTGATTCCGAGCTACGAGTAAAATGATATATAACGTGTCAAAGTTTAGAATAAACTTATAACTACTACAATTTAATGAACCTTTTCCTATTTCGTAATGTCACCTTACGACCCTGTCGATGCATTATTTAGGCCCAACTCACAAAATCGCAAGCCAAAAAACACAGGTAGCAAGGCTCACAAGCCCCTTGCGACTTGAAATCTTTAGTTCATGACTGGAGTTTTTCTGAAATGACCAAACATCACACTAAGTTGCAAGGGTCGCAAGACCCCTTGCGATTTGCGAGGGCATTTTGGCAATTTCATTTTTAGGGCGAATCGTTATAGTTTATTT
The window above is part of the Rutidosis leptorrhynchoides isolate AG116_Rl617_1_P2 chromosome 1, CSIRO_AGI_Rlap_v1, whole genome shotgun sequence genome. Proteins encoded here:
- the LOC139855939 gene encoding fatty acid conjugase FAC2 A-like, with amino-acid sequence MYKNILFRTSKLHKQNSKTTTMEETNHMKSLKRVHISKPPFEYSDLKKAVPPHCFKHSLFRSFKSLFRDIFIMCTLFYISINYIPLLPKPISYVVWPIYWSFQAVIFGGIWGIGHECCLRGFTGRQWLDDPIGFLILTCLLTPYYSMKFSHRTHHAHTNSIEYDEIHVPKLNDDKLYSKVLNNRIGVILQILFNLTFGWSAYLFFNYTGRKYEGIASHFYPNSRIFNDSERGLIFLSDIGIFVALYGYYRIAMAKGVFWAINVFGLPLFLMCSLLMFLTYLQHTHPSIAHYDSTEWNWMRGALSTIDRDVGFLNYFVHDLPRIHVLHHLFPTIPHYHAIEALEAVKPILGEYYNYDDTFILKAFWREMKECIYVESDDGEKKGGVYWYKNKIK
- the LOC139901905 gene encoding beta-glucuronosyltransferase GlcAT14A-like, with the translated sequence MVAFVRTGLESSLPSSSKRPGKMARDLALDSLFYPRCQFWVKISRNIYILHMDLEAPLRERLELTMAVKNAPTFNEVENVRLMAQSNLVTNKGPTMIATTLQAIAILLKDSLNWDWFINLGASNYPLVTQDDLLHVFSNLSRTLNFVEHIKLTGWKLNQRAKPIIVDPGLYFSKKSDLAITSQRTHCHKPRSSLHRMGVGTILRNSTRVT